A segment of the Desulfobulbaceae bacterium genome:
AAATGAAAAACCTTTTTCAACTGCACCCTTGCCAATTCGTACCCACATGATATTACGTTGGCCAATATGCATAATTCCTTGGATATAGTTAATTAAATGGTGAAATTGTCTTTCGAGAATCGGCTCAAAATCTGACTGCATTTCACGCCCGGCTACTTCAACAAGAATTGCTATTGGAAGATTCTGCCCCTCTTTAATATCCTGAATATCGGGTCCCTCAACAATTACCAGACCATCTTCAACTTCATCCATCTCTTTGGAAATAAGAACCTCAACACCCGGGGTTCGACCACCACCACATTCCATGAAAAGGTCGTCTTTACGAATACGCTCACCCTCAAAAGCAGGTCCAAAAGACATTGGTATGTCTATTTTTGTTACATTTACCTTAAGACCACGAACCTCTATCGCTTTCTGTACAATTTCATCATGTGGCACTCTACTGACCACATGTTCATATGTGCAGATTCCTGTTGGGAGAACCTCTGGTATATCGTAATCAGAAATTGTTGGAAATCCCCAGTTAATGGCTCCAGCAGCATTTGCATACCATTCGTCACTTACCTCGCCAAGAGCCATTACAAAGGCATAGGTTCTGTCCTTGTTGTAAATCAGATTTCCTATTGAATCGCCAGGTTTGATACCACCAAAGGCCATAGCAACACGACAGGCAAAACCAATAGCGAAAACAGCAGAGGTGTAAGTAGGACCAAATGGTACCAAGCGTGTATTCCAACCAACCTGAACCCCCTCTTTAACGAGTTGGTCAGGCATATACGTACCTTGATTATGGTCATGCATGAAGATATATAAATTCTTCTCCTGAAGCTCTGTCGCAATTTTTTTAGCTATTTCTGAAGTTGGAGGGGCACCAACAATTGCAGCAAACCCTGGAGCCGAGCCATCCACAAATTCAACGCCGCGTTTTCTGAAAATTACATCATCGGCTGCGCCCAACCACAAATTATCATCAAGCGGATCTTCAGTTTTTGTATAAAAATTCGGTTCATTCAAATAACGAATCGCCTCATACATCTCTTCAGCAAAAAATGTCGCCATACCTGCATCAAGCGCCGGGGCTAGATATGGGAGCCACACTTTGTCACTGACTAAATCCGGCAGAAGTTTACGACACTCCTGGAAAATCTCCTTCATGTCGCCAATTGTTTGAATCTTAGCGCCGAGCATACTGTATATGATTGGTAGATAATATGCCGTATTTGGAAAAGCGACCTCTTGCTCCTGGCCGTATTTCTTGACAGCCGCTTCGTAACTTTCCTCAGCCATATCGACAATTTTATGCGCCCCACGAATGGCTGCTGAACATATAATTTTAGACATTTGTTACTCCTTTGCTCAAACGTAATTTATTGTTAGCTCATCAGGCCTTTAATAAGTGATTTTGCTAAATTCATAGCATGTGGATGTCTCATAATAAGAAGATCACCGCCACAGAGGAGCATACAGGCTGCTGTAATTGCTTCCATCATAACGCCACGTTTTTCTTGATCACCTAATAAATTATCAGAGGGCAGACGACACTCTTTGGCTTTCCACACTTCGCGTCCAAGATTACAGATAAAAGGTACCTGGAGTTTTTCATCCTGCTGAGTAAGTGCAGCTATCCTGATCCTTTCCATGACAGAATAGGTATATTCAATACCATAACCTAGGGCACCAACAGATGGATCCATCATTACATTATTGAGAGAAACACCAAGGTTTTCGAGCAGGATATTTAACTGTTTAGCCAGGTTTACATCGATCGGAGAGGCTGCAACCATAGGATGATTGAAAGCCATTGCTGTTGCTCCAAGTGATCGGTAGTTGGCGTCTGACAATGGTGCCAGGCAGACCTTCTTGTCACCAATCGTAGATGTTATTTCACGTAAGGTGTCTGTGTCCTTATCAGAATTACCGCAGCCCCAGATAATCAGAGGGACATCAACCGCATTTATAACAGCACTTGCAGTTTTTGCAGCTTCCGACGAGGACCTGTCAATACCATTTGGATCAGTACTGACCAGGGAAAGGCATATTGCTTCAGCACCATATGTCTTAACACATTTCTGGGCCCAGGCTGCCGGATCGCCAAGGACATCGGCAAAATGACGCCTCAGGGTCTCTGGCCACTCATCAGTATTGGCATCAACCACATCGAGAGCGATAAGAGGTTTATGATTCATTTCACCTTCGAAAAGTTGAAATGGCAGTGTGTTGGTCGCACCAACGGAAATCGTATGCCCTTCATTTCCCAAAACAGTCTCACGGATAGCACCTGTGTAATTACGTACATAATGATTTTCCGGCAATTTACCGGCGCGTTCCTTTAATGAACCACTTGCTGCTTTTAATTCAGCCGCTGAGACTTCAGCTGGCTGTGTTGCAGCAGGCGCAGCGGAAGCGGCTTCTGCCGGCTTTGGTTGTTCGACTTTCTTGGCTTCTTCAGCTTTTTTAGCTTCCGCAGCAGCTTTTGCTTCAGCTGCCTTCTTGTTTTCCTCGGCAAGACGGTTGGCCTCTTCAGCTGCTTTTTCATCAGCTTTGGCCTTAGCTTGGGCTGCAGCTTTAGCATCAGCCTCTTTTTGGGCATCGGCAATTGCCTTTGAGTCATCAACAGTTGCGGGTTTTATTTCTACTGCTGGTGCAGGTGTTGCGACTGGAGTGACAGCAACTTGCGGAGTAGCTGCTGGAGGATCTTTTAATAAAATTGCTTCGGCACCGGCAAACTTCACCAATGCTTCAAACTGATCATCTGAAAGACCGTAGGCCTTTTTCAAGGCATTTAAGCCAAGTCTTACAGATTCAAGCGCCAATTGACGTTCCTTCTCATTCATTGCATGTTCTCCTGCGTCTTTATCTTCAGTCGTAATTAGTGTTGCTGTGCCGGTACCCTGTTGAACTGATAGGGCTTGCTGCTTCGCGTTCTCAACAATTGCCAGGGCCTCTTTATGTGCAGCAGCCAGAATCTCTTCTGCTGAAGAGCTTGTTGTCGTTGAGGTAACAACAATTTGTTCAGTGGGAGTCAGGGTCGGAGCAATTACCATATCAACTTCAGGACGTTTACTGAGACCAGCACGCGATAGAATTTCAGGTACAGCGCTCTCCCATTCGATGGCCATAACATGAACG
Coding sequences within it:
- the cdhC gene encoding CO dehydrogenase/CO-methylating acetyl-CoA synthase complex subunit beta codes for the protein MSKIICSAAIRGAHKIVDMAEESYEAAVKKYGQEQEVAFPNTAYYLPIIYSMLGAKIQTIGDMKEIFQECRKLLPDLVSDKVWLPYLAPALDAGMATFFAEEMYEAIRYLNEPNFYTKTEDPLDDNLWLGAADDVIFRKRGVEFVDGSAPGFAAIVGAPPTSEIAKKIATELQEKNLYIFMHDHNQGTYMPDQLVKEGVQVGWNTRLVPFGPTYTSAVFAIGFACRVAMAFGGIKPGDSIGNLIYNKDRTYAFVMALGEVSDEWYANAAGAINWGFPTISDYDIPEVLPTGICTYEHVVSRVPHDEIVQKAIEVRGLKVNVTKIDIPMSFGPAFEGERIRKDDLFMECGGGRTPGVEVLISKEMDEVEDGLVIVEGPDIQDIKEGQNLPIAILVEVAGREMQSDFEPILERQFHHLINYIQGIMHIGQRNIMWVRIGKGAVEKGFSFKHVGRVLHGKLHQEFGAILDKVQVKIYTIAEKVAEVQELAKKVYTDRDLRLGSMTDETEDVFYSCTLCQSFAPSHVCVITPERVGMCGAYNWLDGKASYQINPTGPNQPIEKGECLDDKNGFFQGINQFVNQASRGAVPDVSCYSLMNSPMTACGCFECIAAMLPQCNGVMIVDRDFRGMTPSGMKFTTLAGMAGGGAQTPGFMGVSKHYISSSKLLIAEGGLKRIVWLPKALKEEIKDKLMIQCEKMGMPEFYDMIATEEIGETEEEIMKFLKEKGHPALEMESVV
- a CDS encoding acetyl-CoA decarbonylase/synthase complex subunit delta, producing the protein MKSASRLEQILKSGKFAVTGELGPPKSSSLEAVRQKARILKGHVDAVNITDCQTAIVRMSSIAAGLIVLSEGVEPVIQMTCRDRNRIGMQSDILGASALGLKNLLCLTGDHQKFGNHPGSKGVFDMDSIQLLGMMRGLRDNKEFQCGEKIKDNEPKLFLGAAANPFAGPAQFRAARMGKKIENGADFIQTQIVYNVEKFAEFMRMARELGLHEKAYILPGVTPPRSLGMARYMKNFVPGMDVPDEIIERLKGAKDKEDEGINICVDIINQVKEIEGVSGVHVMAIEWESAVPEILSRAGLSKRPEVDMVIAPTLTPTEQIVVTSTTTSSSAEEILAAAHKEALAIVENAKQQALSVQQGTGTATLITTEDKDAGEHAMNEKERQLALESVRLGLNALKKAYGLSDDQFEALVKFAGAEAILLKDPPAATPQVAVTPVATPAPAVEIKPATVDDSKAIADAQKEADAKAAAQAKAKADEKAAEEANRLAEENKKAAEAKAAAEAKKAEEAKKVEQPKPAEAASAAPAATQPAEVSAAELKAASGSLKERAGKLPENHYVRNYTGAIRETVLGNEGHTISVGATNTLPFQLFEGEMNHKPLIALDVVDANTDEWPETLRRHFADVLGDPAAWAQKCVKTYGAEAICLSLVSTDPNGIDRSSSEAAKTASAVINAVDVPLIIWGCGNSDKDTDTLREITSTIGDKKVCLAPLSDANYRSLGATAMAFNHPMVAASPIDVNLAKQLNILLENLGVSLNNVMMDPSVGALGYGIEYTYSVMERIRIAALTQQDEKLQVPFICNLGREVWKAKECRLPSDNLLGDQEKRGVMMEAITAACMLLCGGDLLIMRHPHAMNLAKSLIKGLMS